In Pseudomonas abieticivorans, the genomic window CCAAGACGCAGGTCAGTGCGCTGTTTTCACAGGGGCTTGCGCGCAATACCCTGGGGGTCTGGGTCATTTACCTGTTCAACTGGATCGCCTGGTTCATGCTCCTGTCCTGGCTGCCCACGGTGCTGAAGGCATCGGGGTTGCCCATGGAGCAGGTACCGATGGGCACGGTGGTGGTCAACACCGTGTTCGTGGTGTGCGCGATCCCCCTGTCGCTGCTGATGGCCAAGGTCAATACGCGGAGTTTGCTGGCGGGCCTGTTTGTGCTGGGCATTGCGTTGAGTGCCGGGTTGGCCCACTTCAGCAGCCACTGGCCAATCGTCTTCACCCTGGCAGGGCTGGCGGGGCTTGGGATTGGCGGCCAGCAAATCGTGCTCAACTACATGGTCGCCCAGGCTTACCCCACCGCCCTGCGCGCAACCGCAACGGGTTGGGCCATCGCGGTTGGGCGAACGGGTGCCATCGTCGGTTCGGCCAGTGGCGGCTTGTTCCTGGAGTCAGGCGGGCCCAGCGGTTTTTACCTGGCGCTGATCGTGCCCTTGGTGATTGCCATGGCTGGCCTGTTGATTAATGGCTGGCCTGTTGATTATCCGACCCTTGGCCGGCCAACCCGATGGGCAAGCCGCTCTTGCCCATTAGTGGCCTAAGGCGTGGCACGCCAAGCGCAGTTCTACGCACTGCGCGTGAGCCCGTTGAGCGAAGAGACAGATGTGGGAGCATCGCTTGCCTGCGATGCGCCGCGCGGGCGGCGCGCGCTAAGCGGCCCCCAGATAAAACCGCTGTATATCCTTGCGCCCCGCCAACACCTGCGCGGCCCCCGACGCTACCACCGCGCCATTCTCCAGCACGTAGGCAAAACTGGCGTAGTGCAGGGCCACGCTGATGTTCTGCTCGGCCACCAACAGACTCAGCCCCTGTTCGCAGTTGAGCCGGGCCAGGGTCTGGAAGATCTCCTCCACCACTTGCGGCGCCAGGCCCATGGACGGCTCGTCGAGCAACAGCAACGCAGGCTCGGCCATCAGCGCGCGGCCAATGGCGAGCATCTGTTGTTCACCGCCCGAGGTGTAGCCGGCCTTGCGATCGCGTAGCAGCGCAAGCCTTGGGAAATACTCATAGATGCGCGCCAGGCGCGTTTTCAGCACAGCCCGTGTAGGCCGGGTGACGAAGGCCCCGGTCAGCAGGTTTTCTTGCACCGTGAGCTGGGCGAAGCAGTGGCGCCCCTCCAGCACCTGCGCAAGCCCCTCGGCCACCAGCCGGCTGGGGTCGACGCGGGTGATGGGCGCGCCGCGGTACAGGATGCGCCCGCTCACCACCTCGCCGCGCTCGGCGCGCACCAGGTTGGAAATGGCCTTGAGCAAAGTGCTTTTGCCCGCGCCGTTGGCGCCCAGCAAGGCCACGACCTGGCCTTGCTGGACGTTAAGCGACACCCCGCGCAACGCCAGGATCGCCTGTTCGTAAAACACCTCGACCTGTTCGACCTGCAGCAGGGGTTCGCCCATGGTTTATAGCTCCTTGCTGCAGTCGCGCGGGGTGATGCCTTTTTCCTTGGCGTACTGCGCGGCAGAGGCTTCGATGATCGGCCGCAACAAGGCGCGATCAGCCTGCACCCAGTCGCTGATCAGGTTCCACTTCTGCCCGTCCCATTGCTGGAAGCGCACCGCACCGCCGCCTTCGTGATCAGCGCAGGACAGCTTCAACGGCTGCACCAGGCCCTTGGCGCCCAAGGCTTGCAAGCGGGCATCGTCCAGGTTCAGGTG contains:
- a CDS encoding ABC transporter ATP-binding protein; its protein translation is MGEPLLQVEQVEVFYEQAILALRGVSLNVQQGQVVALLGANGAGKSTLLKAISNLVRAERGEVVSGRILYRGAPITRVDPSRLVAEGLAQVLEGRHCFAQLTVQENLLTGAFVTRPTRAVLKTRLARIYEYFPRLALLRDRKAGYTSGGEQQMLAIGRALMAEPALLLLDEPSMGLAPQVVEEIFQTLARLNCEQGLSLLVAEQNISVALHYASFAYVLENGAVVASGAAQVLAGRKDIQRFYLGAA